In a single window of the Euwallacea fornicatus isolate EFF26 chromosome 5, ASM4011564v1, whole genome shotgun sequence genome:
- the Sugb gene encoding major facilitator superfamily domain-containing protein 6, producing MKMKFKVNKALLPMKTHYFLWNAGTGPVTPYLSTYSRQLGFSSTIVGVIYTILPISGMIAKPFAGAIADRFHCQKYIFLFTQLLTAVAFISILYSPKIGMRETADFSCVFQNVSLQNIKEVTINSEVFDRIHNQNIDIDCQLTCPLSSNDLEVLCADWQLSQYCGNNATSEIIFTAQMPLNQTQLLDSIMVFRIANIKGENQVFNPQCNMRNITSRCAVQCNHEDVDNLLENNQIEDERSYRTYQFWVFLVLMITGWVGQAVNVSISDAICFEMLGDKPNRYGYQRMYGALGWGILTLIAGILVDVASVGKTYQDYTICFYLGASFLIIDFLASCRLKYAQTKLSSNITRDIGKLLVNIRVLVFLVWCVAVGMCTGLMWNFFLWLVEDLGNARNDPRVQTLKGILMGVQCLGGELPFFFLSGKILKKIGHVNAMSLVLLTLGVRFILYSVIENPWYFIPIECSNGLTYGVFYACMASYASIIAPIGTEATMQGVVGAVFEGIGASIGSLCGGYAISSVDGTLTFRYFGFGALGICALHVIVQWLLRSADGSSPVVDKKHAFQKVRLEDQKELTSIGPLISR from the exons ATGAAGATGAAATTTAAGGTGAATAAGGCATTGTTACCAATGAAGACTCATTACTTCTTGTGGAATGCTG GCACTGGTCCTGTCACTCCTTACCTCTCTACCTACAGCAGGCAACTGGGATTCTCAAGCACAATAGTAGGAGTAATCTATACCATATTGCCCATAAGTGGCATGATAGCCAAGCCGTTTGCCGGAGCAATAGCTGACCGGTTTCATtgtcaaaaatacattttcctaTTCA CCCAGTTATTAACAGCAGTAGCTTTCATAAGCATCCTCTATTCACCCAAGATAGGCATGCGGGAGACTGCGGACTTCAGCTGCGTTTTTCAGAACGTCTCCTTACAAAATATTAAGGAGGTGACCATAAACAGTGAGGTGTTTGATAGAATTCATAATCAGAATATTGACATTGATTGCCAG TTGACCTGCCCCTTGTCCAGTAATGATTTAGAGGTCTTATGTGCTGATTGGCAGCTGTCCCAGTACTGTGGTAATAACGCGACAAGTGAAATCATATTCACAGCCCAAATGCCACTTAATCAGACCCAACTCCTTGATTCTATTATGGTGTTCAGAATAGCCAATATCAAGGGGGAGAACCAGGTTTTCAATCCACAGTGCAATATGCGGAACATCACCAGTAGATGTGCGGTCCAATGTAATCATGAAGATGTTGataatttattggaaaataacCAGATTGAAGATGAGAGGTCTTATCGGACCTATCAGTTCTGGGTGTTCCTAGTTCTGATGATTACGGGGTGGGTAGGGCAGGCGGTTAACGTGAGCATCTCAGATGCCATCTGCTTCGAGATGTTGG GGGATAAACCCAACAGGTACGGCTACCAAAGGATGTACGGGGCTCTTGGCTGGGGCATTCTCACTTTAATTGCCGGGATTCTCGTGGACGTCGCAAGTGTGGGCAAAACCTACCAAGACTATACAATCTGTTTCTACTTGGGAGCCTCGTTCCTGATCATCGATTTCCTCGCCTCGTGCAGGCTGAAG TACGCTCAAACCAAACTGTCAAGCAACATAACCAGGGACATAGGCAAACTGCTGGTTAACATCAGGGTGCTAGTGTTTCTGGTTTGGTGTGTGGCGGTGGGAATGTGCACCGGCCTCATGTGGAACTTCTTCTTATGGCTTGTGGAGGATTTGGGAAATGCGCGAAATGACCCCCGGGTCCAGACTCTGAAGGGCATTCTCATGGGCGTACAGTGCTTGGGAGGCGAGTTGCCCTTCTTCTTTCTATCAGGAAAAATCTTGAAGAAAATCGGACACGTCAATGCTATGAGCTTGGTTCTCTTAACTTTGGgcgtacgatttatcttgtaCTCAGTAATCGAGAATCCCTGGTACTTTATACCCATCGAGTGTAGTAACGGACTGACATACGGGGTGTTTTACGCTTGCATGGCTTCCTACGCTAGTATCATCGCTCCGATTGGGACTGAAGCCACAATGCAG GGCGTGGTGGGTGCAGTATTTGAGGGCATAGGTGCGTCTATAGGCAGTTTATGTGGTGGGTACGCTATAAGCAGTGTGGACGGAACCCTGACTTTCCGCTACTTTGGATTTGGTGCCCTCGGCATTTGTGCGTTGCATGTGATAGTGCAATGGCTGCTCAGATCTGCAG ATGGATCATCGCCGGTGGTGGATAAGAAACACGCGTTCCAAAAAGTCCGCCTTGAGGACCAGAAAGAACTCACCTCGATCGGTCCACTCATCTCCAGATAG
- the LOC136339082 gene encoding nicotinamide riboside kinase 1, with product MALQKHGVLVVGISGTTCSGKTTTAKQLRELLPNSTVFSQDNYFFPVDSPRHKWIPELKHINWDIVSSLDMARMTQEIQQYISKLSSDSIHIVIVDGFCIFNYKPLAELCDLKYYFTLDYEECFKRRVKRVYEPPDVPGYFEKCVWPEHLKQLAEVRNAINDVRYFNGNSTNELNEITADIARIL from the coding sequence ATGGCTCTCCAAAAGCATGGAGTGTTGGTGGTGGGCATTAGCGGAACCACTTGTAGCGGTAAAACCACCACGGCAAAGCAACTAAGGGAGTTGCTACCCAATTCCACTGTGTTCAGCCAGGACAACTATTTCTTCCCAGTGGACTCGCCTCGACATAAATGGATTCCTGAGCTAAAGCACATAAACTGGGATATTGTCAGCTCATTAGACATGGCAAGGATGACTCAAGAAATACAGCAGTACATTAGCAAACTGAGTTCTGATTCTATACATATTGTGATTGTTGATGGTTTTTGTATATTCAACTACAAACCTTTAGCAGAGCTCTGTGAtctaaaatattactttacgcTGGACTATGAGGAATGTTTCAAAAGGAGAGTAAAGAGGGTATATGAACCTCCAGATGTACCtggttattttgaaaaatgtgtgtggCCGGAACATTTAAAGCAACTTGCCGAGGTGAGAAATGCAATCAATGATGTCAGATATTTCAATGGAAATAGCACAAATGAACTTAATGAAATCACTGCTGATATTGCTAGAATTCTGTAG
- the LOC136339075 gene encoding zinc finger CCCH domain-containing protein 15 homolog, giving the protein MPPKKALGATAAPSKKTEQKKKEKVIEDKTFGLKNKKGAKQQKFIQQVEKQVKSGGIHPLKEATKKSDKELKLKEQKEMNMLFKPVQSQKIEKGADPKSIVCAFFKQGQCGKGDRCKFSHDLTMERKAEKRSLYVDMRDDDENDTMENWDEEKLKEVIEKKHGKAGKLPTTDIICKHFLEAVEKSKYGWFWQCPTGENCIYRHALPPGFVLKKDKKKDDKKDEITLEELIEKERAALGPAQTKVTLETFLAWKKRKIHEKKEAAKKDEDKKRSDFKAGRQVGLSGREMFSFNPDMATEYDLEDGDEAFDSSLYKDEEEDAVEYKEINLDILESDVGEVDGSGTVASQDRFKNLTSSSSNGLEAAAVPINENLFLEDDLEGLDYELEDLELED; this is encoded by the exons ATGCCCCCAAAAAAGGCACTTGGAGCAACTGCGGCACCGAGCAAGAAAACCgaacagaaaaaaaaggaaaaagttatTGAG GACAAAACGTTCGGTCTGAAGAACAAAAAGGGGGCCAAGCAACAGAAATTCATCCAACAAGTGGAGAAGCAAGTAAAGTCGGGCGGTATCCATCCCCTGAAGGAGGCGACAAAGAAAAGCGACAAAGAATTGAAGTTGAAGGAACAGAAAGAGATGAATATGCTCTTTAAGCCTGTgcaaagtcaaaaaattgagaaag GTGCTGACCCAAAGTCTATTGTCTGCGCCTTCTTTAAACAGGGTCAGTGCGGCAAAGGAGATAGATGTAAGTTCTCTCACGATCTTACCATGGAGCGCAAAGCTGAGAAAAGGTCTCTATATGTGGACATGAGGGATGATGATGAGAATGATACCATGGAGAATTGGGACGAGGAGAAACTCAAAGAGGTCATTGAAAAGAAGCATGGGAAAGCTGGGAAATTGCCCACAACTGATATT ATCTGTAAACACTTCTTGGAAGCTGTGGAGAAGTCAAAGTATGGTTGGTTCTGGCAATGCCCTACAGGAGAAAATTGTATCTACCGCCATGCGCTTCCTCCAGGATTTGTGCTCAAAAAAGACAAGAAGAAAGATGACAAAAAGGATGAAATAACACTGGAGGAACTCATTGAAAAAGAGAGAGCAGCCTTAGGGCCTGCCCAAACTAAGGTCACATTAGAGACATTTCTTGCATGGAAAAAGCGAAAAATTCATGAGAAAAAGGAGGCTGCCAAGAAAGATGAAGACAAGAAACGCAGTGATTTCAAAGCAGGTAGACAAGTGGGACTTTCAGGTAGAGAAATGTTCAGCTTCAATCCAGACATGGCGACAGAATATGACTTGGAAGATGGAGATGAAGCATTTGACTCTTCTCTTTATAAAGATGAGGAAGAGGATGCGGTTGAAtacaaagaaattaatttggaTATATTGGAGAGTGATGTTGGTGAAGTGGATGGGTCTGGAACTGTGGCTTCTCAAGATAGGTTTAAAAATCTGACCAGTAGTTCATCGAATGGACTGGAAGCAGCTGCAGTGCCGATAAATGAAAATCTTTTCCTTGAAGATGATTTGGAAGGCCTGGATTATGAACTGGAGGATTTAGAGCTGGAAGATTGA
- the LOC136339060 gene encoding CCAAT/enhancer-binding protein zeta-like produces MKFNKKNRFKSAPKPPAAVDNYELSEYKETGKWYQEKLNEPKTSSPVTEQVLIELKEEAQKCHEAEVANYNIKNSKTNSNFQWMKTLMVKGTVSDKIAAHTVAIQNNPVCNLEMLRNMVNMVKVGKKNECFTVMETLTELFLSELLKPNQKLIPFHSKPLSMVNEMSSGNGIKRRKILSLWHFEDQLKEVFSSFVLALNRAAQDTVDSNKEKAIAAMFKLLSGNPEQEKNLLSNIINKLGDPSQKVASKAIYCLTQLLFKHPNMQEVVLKEVEKILFRPNVGTRAQYYCLCFLSQFYLSHEEPQLAKKVIDVYLAFFKACVKKGEVDSRMMSALLMGINRAYPYAKLQFDDMSSHVDTLYRLAHMTNFNIALQVLMLLFHVTGEKMADRYYSTLYKKLGDCKLLTTTHQAMLLSLLYKSLLKDTQSNRTKMFIKRLLQISLFVQPSFSCGVLYLVSQLLSKKPELRSLALDQLKSSDLDRFEEGEDKYYDIKEEEDNVVIDDEEDEKPDLEVSFKGSSWVHSNARDLKPIVKYNPLVRNPLYGGGQFAVYTELRYLVSHFHPTVALWAESLLKDRKVDYIGDPLKDFTLIRFLDRFVFKNPKSLEDRNGAHPTFGKRKFYKPKGIKILPVTSASYLSEVEENIPVDERFLYSYLQKKFQNKSQCDQVDSDLESVQSEEFEEMLDKMAGIKDNEDDELDYLGEIGDSLKKKKKSPSTKVAPQDSEEEQENDLSDDDNDEELKATEEDLDLMDDLSEGDVEEDIEFPSDSEEESSFSSKKKQKDTASLFASAEEFAALLDDEGSSKQKPGTSSIMANKDKASQRQLDWETNRNNWIKGFDKAISGKKFSKKRPNKGKMNHKNKKFKTK; encoded by the exons atgaaattcaataaaaagaaCAGATTTAAATCAGCCCCAAAACCCCCTGCTGCAGTTGATAACTATGAGTTAAGTGAATATAAAGAGACTGGGAAATGGTACCaagaaaaactaaatgaaCCTAAAACCTCTTCTCCTGTAACTGAGCAGGTGTTAATTGAGTTGAAAGAAGAAGCACAGAAGTGCCATGAGGCTGAAGTAGCCAATTATAATATTA AGAATTCCAAAACAAATTCCAACTTTCAATGGATGAAAACTCTAATGGTCAAAGGTACTGTGTCTGATAAGATAGCTGCTCACACTGTTGCTATCCAAAATAATCCTGTGTGCAATTTAGAAATGCTGCGAAATATGGTGAATATGGTTAAAGTTGGCAAAAAGAATGAGTGTTTTACTGTTATGG agaCCCTCACAGAGCTGTTTCTCTCTGAATTACTTAAACCTAACCAAAAACTGATCCCATTCCATTCAAAACCTCTCTCAATGGTAAATGAAATGAGTTCTGGAAATGGCATTAAGAGAcgtaaaattttgagtttatGGCACTTTGAGGATCAGCTAAAAGAAGTATTTAGTTCCTTTGTTTTGGCATTAAATAGAGCAGCTCAAGACACAGTAGACAGCAACAAAGAGAAGGCCATTGCTGCCATGTTTAAACTTCTTTCAGGCAACCCTGAGCAGGAAAAG AACCTTCTTTCAAATATCATCAACAAATTAGGGGATCCCTCTCAAAAAGTAGCATCAAAGGCAATTTACTGCCTCACTCAGTTGCTTTTCAAGCACCCAAACATGCAAGAAGTAGTACTAAAAGAGGtggaaaaaatcctttttagaCCCAATGTGGGTACTCGTGCTCAATACTACTGCCTCTGCTTCTTAAGCCAGTTTTACTTGAGCCACGAGGAGCCTCAACTAGCCAAAAAGGTTATTGATGTgtatttagcattttttaaagcttgCGTCAAAAAG GGGGAGGTTGATAGTCGAATGATGTCTGCCCTTCTCATGGGCATAAATCGGGCTTATCCTTACGCAAAGCTACAGTTCGATGACATGTCTAGTCATGTGGATACGTTATATCGATTAGCGCATATGACGAACTTTAATATTGCTCTGCAAGTGTTGATGTTGCTTTTTCATGTCACTGGGGAGAAGATGGCTGATAG gTATTATAGCACCTTATACAAGAAATTGGGCGATTGCAAACTCCTGACTACCACGCACCAAGCCATGCTACTTTCACTTCTGTATAAATCTCTTTTAAAGGACACTCAGTCCAATCGCACTAAAATGTTCATTAAAAGACTGTTACAAATAAGTCTGTTTGTGCAGCCCTCCTTTTCCTGTGGAGTTTTATATTTGGTCTCTCAATTGCTATCAAAAAAACCTGAGCTTCGATCTTTGGCCTTAGACCAGTTAAAATCGTCCGATTTGGACCGTTTTGAAGAGGGTGAGGACAAATATTATGACATAAAAGAAGAGGAAGATAACGTGGTTATTGACGATGAGGAAGATGAGAAACCAGACTTGGAAGTTTCATTCAAAGGTTCCAGCTGGGTGCATTCAAATGCCAGAGATTTGAAGCCAATAGTCAAATACAATCCCCTTGTCAGAAACCCTTTGTATGGAGGCGGGCAATTTGCCGTTTACACAGAGCTACGATATTTGGTTTCACATTTTCATCCAACTGTAGCATTATGGGCAGAGAGTTTACTCAAAGATCGGAAAGTAGACTACATCGGGGACCCTTTGAAGGACTTTACATTAATTCGCTTCCTAGATAGGTTCGTGTTTAAGAACCCAAAATCTCTAGAAGACAGAAACGGCGCTCATCCCACTTTCGGAAAAAGGAAGTTCTATAAGCCGaaaggaattaaaattttgccagTAACATCCGCGAGTTACTTGAGTGAGGTTGAGGAGAACATACCTGTTGATGAGAGATTCCTCTATTC GTACCTTCAGAAGAAATTCCAGAACAAGTCCCAATGTGATCAAGTAGACAGTGACTTGGAGTCGGTTCAAAGTGAAGAATTCGAAGAAATgcttgacaaaatggcgggTATTAAGGATAACGAGGACGACGAATTGGATTATTTAGGTGAAATCGGTGATAgtttgaagaaaaagaaaaaatctccATCCACTAAAGTTGCTCCTCAAGACAGTGAAGAGGAGCAGGAAAATGACCTTAGTGATGACGATAACGATGAAGAGTTGAAGGCGACTGAAGAAGATTTAG atttaatggATGACTTAAGTGAAGGAGATGTTGAGGAAGACATAGAATTTCCTTCCGACTCTGAAGAAGAATCATCATTTTCtagtaaaaagaaacaaaaagacaCAGCTTCTCTGTTTGCATCTGCAGAAGAATTTGCAGCTCTACTAGATGATGAAGGGAGCTCAAAGCAAAAACCAGGCACTTCAAGTATCATGGCTAACAAAGACAAGGCCA GTCAGAGACAGCTTGATTGGGAAACCAACCGGAATAACTGGATCAAAGGGTTTGATAAAGCCAtaagtggaaaaaaattctccaaAAAGCGGCCAAATAAAGGAAAGATGAATCATAAAAACAAGAagtttaaaacgaaataa
- the Alr gene encoding FAD-linked sulfhydryl oxidase ALR gives MNRRSTPLDNEQCRSCSSFSDYIKQTKKKQNENGNAVVGTPVSDNLRHTGNEDDGHKSRPVDCPLDKDELGNKSWGFLHTMAARYPDKPTQSQKCDMNIFFNVFAKFYPCQHCAEDLRKELKIDPPKVDSQEELSQWLCRLHNKVNIKVGKEIFDCSKVRERWRDGWLDGSCD, from the exons ATGAACAGACGTTCAACGCCCTTGGATAACGAACAATGCCGTTCGTGTTCAAGTTTTTCTGACTACataaaacaaactaaaaagaagcaaaatgaGAACGGGAACGCGGTGGTTGGTACACCGGTTTCTGACAACCTGAGACAT ACCGGAAATGAAGACGATGGTCATAAATCCAGACCTGTGGACTGCCCCTTGGATAAAGATGAATTGGGCAACAAATCCTGGGGTTTCCTTCACACTATGGCGGCCAGGTACCCAGATAAGCCCACCCAATCGCAGAAATGCGACATGAATATCTTCTTCAATGTATTTGCAAAGTTTTATCCCTGCCAGCATTGTGCTGAAGACTTACGAAAAGA GTTAAAGATTGACCCTCCTAAAGTAGACTCTCAGGAAGAGCTAAGCCAATGGCTGTGCCGGCTTCACAATAAAGTAAACATTAAAGtcggaaaagaaatttttgacTGCTCCAAAGTTAGGGAGAGGTGGAGGGATGGTTGGTTGGATGGCTCTTGTGATTAA